One Nostoc sp. CENA543 genomic window, TTTTTCGTAACATTGACCAGCCATAAACCAAGCGATCGCAGTTCCTGGTGGCCCTAGTCTAGCAGCTGAACGATACATTTGAGCAGCTTCTACAATTTTACCCTGTTTGATGAAGATTTCCCCCAATTGTAGACGATATCGAGAATAGAATGGTTCCATTTCCACTATCTTTTTAGCCCTTGCTTCAGCTAAGTCAATATCACCTAACCATAATGCTTCTTTAGTACGACTTTCAAGCACAGTAATTAAATTTTCATGTGCGGTAATTCGCTCTATTTCATTCTTATATGCGTGAGTTAAACTCTCTGCTAAAGATTCACATAAATCCATTTCCCGCACTACGCCTTCCTTATCTTTTTGCAGCAGAGGTAAAAATACAACTGCACGATAGTAGATACTAGTAACTTGTTTATAGCTAAAATCATCCAAAGAAGATGCAAGATTTTTTAGTTCCTGTGTTGCTAGGGAACTCCAAAATTGAGTAGCGTTTAAATCACGGAATGTCTTAGCAGACAAAGCTACTAACTCTATAGCCGCATTCAAGCGAATTTTGCTCCCTGGAGGTGTATGATTAGCAATAATCTCAAATTCCTGAAGATTCTCCATACTACCACCGTCAGACCTAGCCATTAAACCAGACATCGCCCGACAATAAGCTATTTTGGCACGGTTTAAACAATCAGCAATATCTGAATTAGAAAACTTTGGTGCATATTCTAGAACAGCATGATGTAAACATAAATTTGATAGGAGATATAAAACTCGTAGCTGAGTAGTAAGTGAGAGTTCTTGATAATGAATTAAGTAGTTACACAAATTCTGCCATCGCTCATTCCTTAACTCATCAGCTAATTCTAATGGGTTGTTTATCTGGTATTGAAATAAACCAGATTCGCGAATTAAAGATTCCCGAAATGAAATGGGATGAATAATAGTAACTGGGTTGATTAATATCGATTTTTCCGAGCAATTTAAATCTGCGATGAGGTTATTATAGCTGAACTCTATCGCTTTGATATGTAATGCACCTGCGTTATACTTTCCTAAGTCGAAATAGGGGCGATTAACCCAAGTAGTAAATGAATTATCTAGCAAAGACATAAACTTTTATCTGATTAATTACAAATTTCGGTGCAAAAAACCACAGTAACACTATGAAAACATTTTAATAGTGCTACTGTAGTAAATAAATTTCGTTAAATAAAACAGCTACTTGATGTTAGTTACTATAGAAATAACTATCAAGTATTTTGTTTTATCAAACTAGCATTCTTGTACTTGCCATTTGCAAGCAGCTCCACCACGCAAGCTGATGAAAGCATGAATAGCTTCAGAGTTACCTTGTTCAGCTTCTTTTTTGAGGTCAACCATTTCTGTTTGGTTAGCGATGGTGAGTTTGTTGATTTTAATTTCAGCCATTGAACTATTACCTCGTTAATGAATTTGTTATGTTTGGAAGTTGACTTTTGCTTGTCTCTTCCTGTGAATATAATTGCCGATTTTTCTATTAATTTCAATTATTGTTTGACTGTAAAACGTACATAAATCTTACATTTTCTATCCAAAATTTCCCTAGAAAATCGATGAGTTTTAAAATTTTTGCTAGGAAGTGAATCAAAAATAAAGCAAAATTAATTTACTTCAGCTATCTTTACTTACATTCCCATCTCTATAGGACTCATATTTGATTTTTGAATAGATACGTAGGGGAGGCAAATTGCAGTGTGAATTTTCCTCTTACAATATTGCTGTTGTGTTAGCAGTGAGAGTACAGCAACTACCACCAAGGCCTTTGGTGCGTTACGGCTTACGTCTAACACACCCTACTGGCGTGACACGATTAAAATGTTGCAAAAAATTATAGGTTGAGTTGACGTAAGGAAACCCAACACCAATATCCGTGTTGAGTTTTCGAGATAACCAGTGTGCTAAGTGCAGAATTTACTTTTTACTTTTTACTCTTTACTCAGCACTCACTACTCAGCACTCGAATATCTAGACTTAAAACAATGATTTTTCAACCGTGATTATGACTAAATAATTATTTATATCAGAATAAATTTAATCAGTAAAAAATATTCTAGTGAATCATTGGTTGATAATAAACTTTTCTTAAAGATATTATGAAATTATCATGAACTTAAATTTTTTTGGATAAAAACTATTGACTAGTTGCCAGAAAATTTCTAAAAAAGTAGCAGTAGGTTAAATGACTAAATCGAGAGACTGTCACTTTTGAGTTAACTTCTGCCAGGTGAATTAAAAATTTGACTCTTAACTGTCGAATTAGTGACGATTGATTTACTAGTATTGCCATATCGCTAGATATCTCTCTGATTTGTAGTTACACTCTGATTAACTTCAACATTCACTACGTGAATCTTTACCTACATTCCAGGTTTTAACAACATCCTAATAGCAAAATCATCATCAGACTTGAGGTAGATTTTTCAGATTTCAACCAATTTTTTTGATGAAAATGAATGATTTTGCCTAAATCTACATGAGACATGACCTGGTAGTAATTATGTCTGAATATTTTCGTCAAGAACAACTTATTGAACACTATGACTTGCACGAGAGCAAGTTTTTAACTCCCTTCCAACGTAAAGCCTTGCTCAAAAATTTACAAACTAATTTACAGCCAGAATATCGTAAACGTATTGAAATCATTCTACTGGCAGATATGGGAACATCACAAAGTCAAATTTGTGAAAAACTTGGTTGTTCTCAAGAAATGGCGCGCTACTGGATTGGCATAGCAGAAGCAGGTTTAGCACACAAATGGAATGAGCGTCCCATTGGTAGACCGAAAATTGTCAACAATCAATACATAGACAGATTGAAAGAATTAGTTAGTAATAGTCCCCGTGATTATGGCTACGCTTTCACCAATTGGACAGCCCAATGGTTAAGCAAACATTTAGCCTCAGAATTGGGAATTAGTATTAGCGATCGCCATATCAATCGCCTCCTAAAACAAATGGGACTTTCAACTAAACCAAAGAATAAACCCCATCTAGAAAATGAACTAATTCAGGACAATAATATCTCAATTTCTGACTTATCAACTCAATCGGAACCTCATATTAATTGGTCATTTAATGTGGGGATAGAAGCTAGAGGATAAAGAAGGCAGGGGGCAGAGGAGCAGGGTGCAGGGGGAAGTAAAATGTAAATATTTTTTTCACCTTTGAGCTTTTGCTGTTTGTAGCCCAATGCCTAATACCCAATTTTGAATTCTTTAGGCGCAAGCCTTTTCTTAGATTATTTTGCATTTTAATTTCATGTCGTCAGGTTTTTCTCAACAATATTTAGCCCAACAACTCACCCAGACCTTGGGTGAGTCGCTGTCAGAAAAGGAAATAACAGACTGCATCCAAAGATTAGAAATAATTGCACCGCCGATAGCTAAACAGTTTTGGCAAGCTGGGACAGATGGGGCGGGAATATATATTATCCTTGGGGGAAAGGTGAGATTACTGGATAGTTCGTTGAACTTAATCACCACTCTCTCTACAGGCTCATCTTTTGGTCAATTAACTTTATTTCCTGAACAAGAATTTAGTCCTTATGTGGCTAGGGCTTCTGTGAATTTAAAACTAGCTTACTTGCCACAATCAACTTTACAACCACTGATTAGTGAACATCTTAGCATTGGCGATCGCCTGAAAAAACAAGCCGAAACTTGGGATTTATTGGTTTTTTGTAGCCAAAATTCCCTATTACCAGAAAACGGTTCTGTGGATGATGCTTTAAGAGCGTTATTTTTATTTGATCGTCATACTTTAGCTAGTGGTTCACTTCCTCCGTCACTTTTGCAAGATGTAAAACTATGGGTATTGCAGCGAGGAGAATTAACAGATGCACAAGGACACAAGTTTACCCCTGGAACAATTACCACATCTGGAAACGTAGGTAATTGGCAAGTTACACAATCAGCAGTTATCTATGCTCTCACAAATAACCATTGGCAAATAGCCCTAGAATATTGGCCGCAGTTAAGAGAATTTCCAGAATCTGGTGCTAGTATTGAAAGTAACCCCTCCCCATCCCCGGTTGTAGAAACGCGTTCTGTCGCGTCTCTACAACCCCCCCCTCAAAACAAACCCAAGTCCCGACGCACCTATTTTCCCAGTCCCAAAGTGAAAGTCGGACATTGGTGGGGACGCATTACTCAACGCTATCCCTTATTTGAACAACAAAGTGCGGCGGACTGTGGCGCAGCCTGTTTAGTGATGATTAGCCGCTACTGGGGTAAAAATTTCAGTGTAAATCGCATCCGAGATTTAGCTAACGTCAGACGTAGCGGTGCATCCCTCAAAAGTTTAACAGCCGCCGCCGAAGCCCTTGGTTTTACCACCCGTCCAGTCAAAGCTAGTTTGGATAAATTAGCACAACAAACCCTCCCTGCGATCGCCCACTGGGAAAATAAGCACTACATCGTAGTTTACGCCATCACCAAAAAACACGTTATTGTCTGCGATCCCGCCATCGGACAACGCACCCTCAGCACTTCCGAATTCAAAACCGGTTGGACTGGTTACGCGTTGTTACTGCAACCTACTAGCCAACTCCAACAAGCGGAAGAAGCTAGTACCCCATTCTGGCAAATGTTTGAGTTAGTCAGACCCCACTCACGGGTACTACTAGAGGTGTTTGCAGCTTCGGTGTTAATTCAGTTGTTGGGACTAATTACACCCTTATTTACCCAGTTATTGCTAGATAGAGTAATTGTCCAAGGTAGCACGCTCACATTAAACGCTGTCGGTTTAGGTTTGGTGATTTTTGGCTTATTTCGCGTCGTCGTCAATGGACTCAGACAATATTTACTAGACCATACAGCCAACCGTATTAGTGTATCTCTACTGGTAGGTTTTATTAAACATACCTTCCGTTTACCGTTAGCGTTTTTTGAATCGCGTTATGTCGGCGATATCGTCTCCCGCGTCCAAGAAAACCAAAAAATCCAGCGTTTTTTGACTGGGGAAGCCCTATCAATCATCTTGGATTTACTGACGGTGTTTGTTTACGTGGGGCTAATGTTTTGGTACAGTGCGGCAATGGCATTATTCAGTTTAGCCATTGTCCCACCATTCGTATTATTAGCAGTTGTCGCCACACCATTTTTGCGCCGCATCAGCCGAGAAGTTTTCAGTGCTACCGCCAACGAGAACAGTTACTTAATTCAATCCTTGACGGGGATTCGTTCAATTCGTTCAATGGCCATTGAACAGACGGTGCGCTGGCGTTGGGAAGAATTGCTCAATCATGTGATTAAAAAAACCTTTGCTGGGCAGATTATCAGTAATCAATTGCAGATTTTTAGTTCTGGGATTGAAACTGTCGTCACAACCGGCTTACTGTGGTTAGGGGCGTGGTTGGTAATTCAAAATCAACTGACCATCGGTCAGTTAGTAGCTTTTAATATGTTGTTGGGTAACATTATTCGACCCTTTCAACGCCTAGTAGTGTTGTGGAATCAGTTACAAGAAGTGACGATTTCCACCGAACGTATCAACGATGTTTTGCAAGCCGAACCCGAAGAAGATTTACACCACCATCCCCGGCAAATTTTACCCAGACTACGGGGTCATATCCGGTTTGAAAATGTCACATTTCGCTACCATCCAGAGAGCGATATTAATGTCTTAGAAAATCTCACCTTTGAAATCCAACCAGAACAAACCGTGGCCGTAGTCGGGCGCAGTGGTTCAGGGAAAACCACATTATTTAAACTCTTATTGGGTCTATACCTACCGACAGATGGCAAAATTTTAATTGATGGCCACGATGTGACTAGTATAGCCCTGCGATCGCTCCGTTCTCAAATCGGTGTAGTAGACCAAGACACCTTTTTATTTGGCGGTACAATCCGCGAAAATATCAGCGTTGCCCACCCTGAAGCCAGTTTAGAACAAGTGATGACGGCGGCGCGATTAGCTGGGGCTGACGATTTCATTCAAAGATTGCCAATGGGTTACGAAGCCGAAATTGGTGAAGGTGGCGGAATGTTATCTGGCGGACAACGCCAACGCCTAGCCATAGCCCGTGCTTTAGTAGGCGATCCTAGACTATTGCTGTTAGATGAAGCCACCAGCCATCTCGATTCCGAATCCGAACGCCTGATTCAAAACAACCTCAAAACCATTCTTCAAGGACGCACCAGCATCATTATTGCCCACCGCCTGTCCACCGTGCGTCACGCAGACTTAATTCTAGTTTTAGATCGTGGTTTACTAGTCGAAAGCGGTACTCACGATCAACTAATCACACGAAAAGGCCATTACTTTTACCTAAATCAACAACAACTGGCAACTAATTTGTAACTAGTTAGTTGCCTTGGGTATCACTGGGAAATCTGCAAAAAATGGGCATCGGTTATTGGGTATGGGGCATGGGGCATGGGGCATCGGGAAAGATTTTTCCGATTCCCAATTCCCGATTCCCAATTCCCAATTCTCAGCCTCCACTCCCTCAAAGTAATTTATGCCACACATATCCCACAACTCATCATCCGTAGTAGTCACACCACAGGCGGATGAACTGCATTATGTCTTCAATGAGCAAACATCAGATATCAACGAGACTAATGATTGGTTTTACGGTACTGAGGAATTACTCGATGCTGTACCCAAGCGTTGGACTCGTTCCATGCTGTATCTCTTAATTAGCTTTGCGGTGATTGTTCTACCTTGGGCTTCTCTGAGTAAAGTTGATGAAACCGGCACAGCCAGAGGACGTTTAGAACCCAAAGGCGCAACCCAAAAATTAGGTATCGTCGTCCCTGGGAGAGTGAAAACTGTCAATGTGGCAGAAGGGGCGACAGTAAAAGCTGGGCAAGTTTTATTAGAATTAGATGCTGATGTTTTACAAAAAGAACTTGAACAAGCTGAAACCCAATTAGAAGGATTCACTAATCGCCAAGCACAGCAGGAATTACTCAAAAATCAACTAATGCTAGCCATTAATATCCAAGAACAGCAAAATCAAGCCCAAGCTTTGGAGAAAATGGCACAGGTGAATCAAGCCCAACAGAATTTAGATGCTAAACAAAGTACCTATAATTTACAAAAACTGGAAAAACAAGCTCTAGTAGAACAAGCTAGACAAAGAATTCAATCCACTCAAATTATTCAGCAGTTAGCACAAAGGCGTTTGCGGCGAGATTTAGGAGAAGTGGGACGCTATCGCCATTTGTTAAGCCAAGGTGCAATTCCCCAAATTAAAATTGTGGAATTAGAAAACTCTGCTGAAGATAGTCAACGCTCTTTGCTGCAAGCTGATGCAGAGATAATGCAAGCACAGTTGCGTTTGAGAGAAGAACAGAGTCGTTATCAAGCCACCATTAGTCAAATTCAAGCCGAAATTGGCCAAGCACAACTGCGTCTGCAAGAACAACTCAGTAGTTATCAAAGCGTTGTCCAAGCTGGTAAATTAGCAGTATTAAAAAGCCAAGAACAGCTAAAAGATTTGCAAGGACAAATTACTAACTTGCAATCAGACATTGCCCAAAGTAAGAGTAAAATTGCATCCTTAAAACTACAACTACAACAAAGAGTAGTGCGATCGCCCATTGATGGCACAATTTTTGACCTACCCATAGATAAACCAGGCCCCGTAGTTGAGTCAGGCCAGATAGTTGCCCAAATCGCACCCCAAAATACACCTTTAATCCTGAAAGCGCAAATGCCCAGTCAACAAAGCGGTTTCTTGAAGGTAGGAATGCCAGTTAAAATCAAGTTTGATGCCTATCCCTTCCAAGATTACGGCATCATTCAAGGGCGCGTCAGTTGGATTTCTCCCGACTCCAAAATTCAAACCACCAGCCAAGGTAATACAGAAACCTACGAAATGGATATCACCATCGACCAACCCTATATCCAAGCTGGTAACAAACGTATCTTCCTCACTCCAGGACAAACAGCCTCAGCCGAAGTCATTATCCGTCAACGTCGGGTAATAGATTTTGTCTTAGATCCTTTCAAGAAGTTGCAAAAAGGCGGTTTGGAACTTTAGGGGATTGGGAATGGGGAATCGGGAATCGGGAATCGGGAATCGGGAATTGGGAATCGGGGACAAGGTGGACAAGGAAGACAAGGAATATTTTACCTCAATTCCCCATGCCCTATGCCCCATGCCCCATGCCCCATTTCCCAATCAATAATCACCACCAATAATTATCAGGGAGAATGTATCATGTCGAAGCTGATCAAGTTATCTGTTGCAGATATTGTTTATCATCTGAAATTATCTTGTCAAATTCCGAATTTTTTAGAAGCGATCGCTACTGCCAGAATTATTACGGAGGCTGCTGCCCAAGCGGGGATTGAAGTTTCTATAGAAGAGTTACAACAAGCTGCTGATGGTCTGCGTTTTACTTACCAATTATTCAAGGCAGAAGATACTTGGAATTGGCTGAATAAACATTATCTTTCTTTAGATGACTTTGAAGATATGGCGAAAACTAATTTACTCTCTGCTAAATTAGCTAATCATTTATTTGCTGATAAGATTGAACCTTTTTTTTATGCTCATAAAATTGATTATGCTGGGGCTGTAACTTATGAAGTTATCTTAGATGATGAAGATTTAGCTTTAGAGTTATTTTATGCTTTAAAAGAAGGTGAAATTAGCTTTCAAGAAATTGCTCGTCAATACATCCAAAGCCCAGAGATTCGGCGTGCAGGTGGATATCAAGGAATTCGTTATCGGCGAGATTTTCGCCCAGAAATTGCGGCGGCGGTTTTTGCTGCTACTCCTCCCCAAGTTCTCAAACCCATCATTACACCCCAAGGTGTACATATCATTGCTGTCGAGGAAATTATTACTCCCACATTAGATGAACAGCGACGGTTGCAAATTACTAGAGAGTTATTCTCAGTTTGGTTAGCAGAGCAAATCAATAGCGTCGAAGTTGTCGCTGAATTGAACTGAAGGATTGAAGTTCAATGAGTAGGGGCTGGTTGATCAAGATCCTCATTAATAAGTAGTCGGACAAAATTAAATTCACTCGTTGAGAGAGGGAACAGGGAACAGAAAAATCAGTTGTGTAATTAATTCTGTCTCATTACTTATATTGATAATGTTTGTAAACCCGCAAGGGTTAACTTTTGGTCGTTTCCGTAGGTTAGGGACTTCCAGAAAATAAATTATCCAATTTCCGAGAGAGAATATTTTTATTTTCCCCCTGCTCCCTGCTCCCTGCCCCCCTGCTCCCTGCCCCCCTGCTCACCACAGTAATTGTATATTTTTTTATTTGGAAGTCCCTTAAAGCTTGGTTATCACTCATTTTTGCTGATGACATAACAGATTTGCTCAAAATCGTCATCACTACTAAGTTATATTTTCCATTGTGATCTGTAATCAAAGAAACAAGTGTGAGTGAATGTGGGAACACTAAATAAAAGTGTTTAATATACTCTGCAATTATGACCATCAACGATTATGAAACTGACCACCAATCAAACCAGCAAGACTGTTGTCAACAGTTAGAGCTAGTAACGCAGTACCAGAAAATTCTGGCGAGAATTTTAGCAAAAATTCGGGCATCTGTGGGCTTAGAATCTCTCTGTTCGACTTCTTGTCAAGATATTGGTCGGCAATTGAAAATTGAGCGCATCGCCATCTATCGCTTTAATGCTGATTGGAGTGGTAGTTTCATCAATCGTTTTGGTTTTGCAGAATCTCCGTGGAATACAATGACTGCTTTTGGCCAGGACTTAGTTTGGCAAGATTCCCATCTGCAAGAAACTCAAGGGGGACGCTATCGGAAGAATGAACCATTTGCTGTGGCTGATATTTACAGTGCAGGTCACGCCCGTTGTCATATTGAAGTATTAGAACAGTTTCAGATTCGAGCATATGCGATCGCACCGATTTTTGTGGGTGCTAAACTTTGGGGTTTACTCGCTGCCTATCAACATTCTGCCTCTAGACAATGGTATCCCCATGAAGTGGAATTCTTAGCGCAGGCGGCCAGTCATTTGGGTGTGGGGATGCAGCAAGCAGAAATACTGGAAGAAACCAAACAACGCACCACTGAATTACAAAATGCGATCGCCCGTCAACGGACTTTAGCAGAAGTTGTTAGCAATATTCGCTCCTCTGTAGATACGGGAATTATTCTCAACACGGCTTGTCAAGAACTGTGTAAACTACTGAAGCTAGAACGAGCCGCAGTCTATCGTTTTCATCCCGACTGGAGTGGTGAATTTGTCAGTCAATTTGGGATAGTAGAACCCCTATGGGACAGAATCCAACCCTTTGGCAAAAATATGGTTTGGGAA contains:
- a CDS encoding peptidylprolyl isomerase; translated protein: MSKLIKLSVADIVYHLKLSCQIPNFLEAIATARIITEAAAQAGIEVSIEELQQAADGLRFTYQLFKAEDTWNWLNKHYLSLDDFEDMAKTNLLSAKLANHLFADKIEPFFYAHKIDYAGAVTYEVILDDEDLALELFYALKEGEISFQEIARQYIQSPEIRRAGGYQGIRYRRDFRPEIAAAVFAATPPQVLKPIITPQGVHIIAVEEIITPTLDEQRRLQITRELFSVWLAEQINSVEVVAELN
- a CDS encoding HlyD family efflux transporter periplasmic adaptor subunit, coding for MPHISHNSSSVVVTPQADELHYVFNEQTSDINETNDWFYGTEELLDAVPKRWTRSMLYLLISFAVIVLPWASLSKVDETGTARGRLEPKGATQKLGIVVPGRVKTVNVAEGATVKAGQVLLELDADVLQKELEQAETQLEGFTNRQAQQELLKNQLMLAINIQEQQNQAQALEKMAQVNQAQQNLDAKQSTYNLQKLEKQALVEQARQRIQSTQIIQQLAQRRLRRDLGEVGRYRHLLSQGAIPQIKIVELENSAEDSQRSLLQADAEIMQAQLRLREEQSRYQATISQIQAEIGQAQLRLQEQLSSYQSVVQAGKLAVLKSQEQLKDLQGQITNLQSDIAQSKSKIASLKLQLQQRVVRSPIDGTIFDLPIDKPGPVVESGQIVAQIAPQNTPLILKAQMPSQQSGFLKVGMPVKIKFDAYPFQDYGIIQGRVSWISPDSKIQTTSQGNTETYEMDITIDQPYIQAGNKRIFLTPGQTASAEVIIRQRRVIDFVLDPFKKLQKGGLEL
- a CDS encoding peptidase domain-containing ABC transporter, whose product is MSSGFSQQYLAQQLTQTLGESLSEKEITDCIQRLEIIAPPIAKQFWQAGTDGAGIYIILGGKVRLLDSSLNLITTLSTGSSFGQLTLFPEQEFSPYVARASVNLKLAYLPQSTLQPLISEHLSIGDRLKKQAETWDLLVFCSQNSLLPENGSVDDALRALFLFDRHTLASGSLPPSLLQDVKLWVLQRGELTDAQGHKFTPGTITTSGNVGNWQVTQSAVIYALTNNHWQIALEYWPQLREFPESGASIESNPSPSPVVETRSVASLQPPPQNKPKSRRTYFPSPKVKVGHWWGRITQRYPLFEQQSAADCGAACLVMISRYWGKNFSVNRIRDLANVRRSGASLKSLTAAAEALGFTTRPVKASLDKLAQQTLPAIAHWENKHYIVVYAITKKHVIVCDPAIGQRTLSTSEFKTGWTGYALLLQPTSQLQQAEEASTPFWQMFELVRPHSRVLLEVFAASVLIQLLGLITPLFTQLLLDRVIVQGSTLTLNAVGLGLVIFGLFRVVVNGLRQYLLDHTANRISVSLLVGFIKHTFRLPLAFFESRYVGDIVSRVQENQKIQRFLTGEALSIILDLLTVFVYVGLMFWYSAAMALFSLAIVPPFVLLAVVATPFLRRISREVFSATANENSYLIQSLTGIRSIRSMAIEQTVRWRWEELLNHVIKKTFAGQIISNQLQIFSSGIETVVTTGLLWLGAWLVIQNQLTIGQLVAFNMLLGNIIRPFQRLVVLWNQLQEVTISTERINDVLQAEPEEDLHHHPRQILPRLRGHIRFENVTFRYHPESDINVLENLTFEIQPEQTVAVVGRSGSGKTTLFKLLLGLYLPTDGKILIDGHDVTSIALRSLRSQIGVVDQDTFLFGGTIRENISVAHPEASLEQVMTAARLAGADDFIQRLPMGYEAEIGEGGGMLSGGQRQRLAIARALVGDPRLLLLDEATSHLDSESERLIQNNLKTILQGRTSIIIAHRLSTVRHADLILVLDRGLLVESGTHDQLITRKGHYFYLNQQQLATNL
- a CDS encoding helix-turn-helix domain-containing protein, with translation MSEYFRQEQLIEHYDLHESKFLTPFQRKALLKNLQTNLQPEYRKRIEIILLADMGTSQSQICEKLGCSQEMARYWIGIAEAGLAHKWNERPIGRPKIVNNQYIDRLKELVSNSPRDYGYAFTNWTAQWLSKHLASELGISISDRHINRLLKQMGLSTKPKNKPHLENELIQDNNISISDLSTQSEPHINWSFNVGIEARG
- a CDS encoding tetratricopeptide repeat protein, coding for MSLLDNSFTTWVNRPYFDLGKYNAGALHIKAIEFSYNNLIADLNCSEKSILINPVTIIHPISFRESLIRESGLFQYQINNPLELADELRNERWQNLCNYLIHYQELSLTTQLRVLYLLSNLCLHHAVLEYAPKFSNSDIADCLNRAKIAYCRAMSGLMARSDGGSMENLQEFEIIANHTPPGSKIRLNAAIELVALSAKTFRDLNATQFWSSLATQELKNLASSLDDFSYKQVTSIYYRAVVFLPLLQKDKEGVVREMDLCESLAESLTHAYKNEIERITAHENLITVLESRTKEALWLGDIDLAEARAKKIVEMEPFYSRYRLQLGEIFIKQGKIVEAAQMYRSAARLGPPGTAIAWFMAGQCYEKLGELDIACDCYLASIQMDSLAISAVERLYNLAPRLGNSALLNWSNIRLSELREQQKAIASQPRTSYIPEASSALKKAGEPVMI